From Aneurinibacillus sp. REN35, a single genomic window includes:
- a CDS encoding U32 family peptidase — protein sequence MHKTREFIERLGFPSGDCHDLPSSTKTFPDGAQYRIEIPSVEGPASFEAVIEACKTYEVNIHRISQGSGIMLLTDEELEQMAAIGRRENLEVSLFVGPRGTWDVTPMTWASAGKIAGLRVESMDQLVYSIEDIKRACDMGIRSILVADEGLLWLVNECKKSGELPADLVVKISVQMAQSNPVSIKIVEQLGANTYNVPTDLTLARLAAIRQAVDIPIDIYVEVPDDIGGFIRHYEIPEIIRVAAPVYIKFGLRNSPNIYPSGTHLEATSIALCKERVRRARIGADIIARYAPELKVSERGAAGLAVPVEGTRVWT from the coding sequence TTGCACAAAACACGTGAATTTATTGAGCGTCTAGGGTTTCCATCGGGCGATTGTCACGATTTGCCGAGTTCAACCAAAACATTTCCTGACGGTGCACAGTATCGGATCGAGATTCCAAGCGTAGAAGGACCAGCTTCCTTCGAAGCTGTGATCGAGGCTTGCAAGACATACGAGGTAAACATTCACCGCATTTCGCAGGGCAGTGGAATTATGCTGCTCACGGATGAGGAACTGGAACAAATGGCTGCAATTGGCCGCAGGGAAAATCTTGAGGTGAGTCTGTTTGTTGGACCGCGTGGCACCTGGGATGTGACGCCGATGACCTGGGCTAGTGCTGGCAAGATCGCGGGACTGCGGGTTGAAAGCATGGATCAGCTTGTTTATTCGATTGAAGATATTAAGCGTGCTTGCGATATGGGGATTCGCAGCATTCTTGTAGCAGACGAGGGTCTGCTCTGGCTTGTGAATGAGTGTAAGAAAAGTGGAGAATTACCGGCTGATCTTGTAGTGAAAATTTCTGTACAGATGGCCCAGTCGAATCCGGTTTCGATCAAAATTGTTGAGCAATTGGGCGCGAACACATATAACGTACCGACAGACCTAACTCTTGCCCGCCTTGCTGCGATTCGACAAGCAGTAGATATTCCGATTGATATTTATGTAGAAGTTCCAGATGATATAGGCGGCTTTATCCGCCACTATGAGATTCCAGAAATTATTCGTGTGGCCGCTCCGGTTTATATTAAATTTGGCCTCAGAAATTCGCCAAATATTTATCCGTCCGGTACACACTTAGAGGCGACCTCGATAGCTTTGTGTAAAGAAAGAGTACGTCGGGCGCGGATCGGAGCAGATATCATTGCGCGTTATGCACCGGAGCTGAAAGTGTCCGAAAGAGGAGCCGCTGGCCTGGCCGTTCCGGTAGAAGGAACGAGAGTATGGACGTAG